The following proteins come from a genomic window of Megalobrama amblycephala isolate DHTTF-2021 linkage group LG1, ASM1881202v1, whole genome shotgun sequence:
- the kat2a gene encoding histone acetyltransferase KAT2A, whose translation MADPAAQTSAQPRLQQAQSSGPAGSNPNPGAGSSDPARPGLSQQQWSSQKKAQVRSFPRAKKLEKLGVFSSCKANDACKCNGWKNPNPPTAARMELQQHAASLTEACRSCGHSLAEHVSHLENVSEEEINRLLGMVVDVENLFMSVHKEEDTDTKQVYFYLFKLLRKCILQMGKPVVEGSLGSPPFEKPNIEQGVLNFVQYKFSHLAPKERQTMYELSKMFLLCLNYWKLETPSQFRQRAQKEDAAAYKVDYTRWLCYCHVPQSNDSLPRYETCQVFGRSLLKSIFTVTRRQLLEKFRVEKDKLPPEKRTLILTHFPKFLSMLEEEIYGENSPIWEADFTMPASEGAQLGHQTVLSPVSVSGSPLSKGSSGSALGVTGLDVASSEPITGEKRKLPEALTLEDAKRIRVMGDIPMELVNEVMKTITDPAAMLGPETSLLSANAARDETARLEERRGIIEFHVIGNSLSQKSNKKILMWLVGLQNVFSHQLPRMPKEYITRLVFDPKHKTLALIKDGRVIGGICFRMFPTQGFTEIVFCAVTSNEQVKGYGTHLMNHLKEYHIKHSILYFLTYADEYAIGYFKKQGFSKDIKVPKSRYLGYIKDYEGATLMECELNPRIPYTELSHIIKRQKEIIKKLIERKQNQIRKVYPGLTCFKEGVRQIPVESIPGIRETGWKPSAKEKSKELKDPDLLYNMLKNLLAQIKTHPDSWPFMEPVKKSEAPDYYEVIRFPIDLKTMTERLKNRYYVTKKLFIADLQRVITNCREYNPPDSEYCKCANTLEKFFYFKLKEAGLIDK comes from the exons GCGAATGACGCTTGTAAGTGTAATGGGTGGAAAAACCCCAATCCACCAACAGCTGCTCGTATGGAGCTCCAGCAGCACGCAGCCAGCCTGACAGAGGCCTGCCGAAGCTGTGGACACTCTTTGG CGGAACACGTGTCTCACCTGGAGAATGTGTCTGAGGAGGAGATCAACCGGTTGTTGGGGATGGTGGTGGACGTGGAGAATCTCTTCATGTCTGTCCATAAAGAGGAAGACACAGACACCAAGcaagtctacttttatttgttcaAG TTGCTGAGGAAGTGTATTCTTCAGATGGGGAAGCCAGTGGTGGAAGGCTCTCTCGGTAGCCCTCCCTTTGAAAAACCCAACATAGAACAA GGGGTGTTGAACTTTGTTCAGTATAAGTTTAGTCATTTGGCGCCTAAGGAGAGGCAGACCATGTATGAGCTCAGTAAGATGTTTCTGCTCTGTCTGAACTACTGGAAGCTGGAGACTCCGTCACAGTTCCGTCAGAGGGCTCAGAAAGAGGATGCAGCCGCCTACAAAGTTGATTATActag GTGGCTGTGTTACTGTCACGTTCCTCAGAGCAATGACAGCTTGCCACGGTACGAGACCTGTCAGGTGTTCGGCCGCAGTCTGCTGAAGTCCATCTTCACCGTCACCCGCAGACAGTTACTGGAGAAGTTCAGAGTGGAGAAAGACAAGCTCCCACCAGAGAAACGCACTCTGATCCTCACACACTTCCCCAA GTTTCTTTCCATGTTGGAAGAAGAAATCTATGGAGAAAACTCCCCCATTTGGGAGGCGGACTTCACCATGCCAGCCTCAGAGGGGGCACAGCTGGGGCATCAAACAG TACTGAGTCCAGTCTCGGTGTCTGGCTCTCCTCTCAGTAAGGGTAGCAGCGGTTCTGCTCTGGGTGTTACAGGTTTGGACGTCGCTTCCTCTGAACCAATAACCG GAGAGAAGCGAAAGCTTCCTGAGGCACTGACTCTGGAGGATGCAAAGCGGATCCGGGTGATGGGCGACATCCCAATGGAACTGGTCAATGAAGTCATGAAAACCATCACAGACCCTGCTGCCATGCTGGGGCCAGAG ACTAGTCTGTTGTCTGCAAACGCAGCTCGTGATGAGACGGCTCGTCTGGAGGAGAGGAGAGGCATCATTGAGTTCCATGTGATTGgtaactctctctctcagaaGTCCAATAAGAAGATTCTAATGTGGCTCGTGGGCCTGCAAAATGTTTTCTCCCATCAACTTCCCCGCATGCCCAAAGAGTACATCACACGTCTTGTGTTTGACCC GAAGCACAAGACTTTGGCTCTGATTAAAGATGGCCGTGTGATTGGAGGGATTTGCTTCAGGATGTTCCCCACTCAGGGATTCACAGAGATCGTCTTTTGTGCGGTCACCTCCAACGAGCAGGTCAAG GGCTATGGCACACACCTGATGAATCATCTTAAGGAGTACCACATCAAGCACAGCATCCTGTACTTTCTCACTTATGCTGACGAATACGCCATCGGCTACTTCAAGAAACAG GGCTTCTCCAAAGACATAAAAGTGCCGAAGAGCCGCTACCTTGGTTACATCAAAGACTACGAGGGAGCCACGCTGATGGAGTGCGAACTCAATCCCAGAATACCCTACACCGAACTCTCACACATCATAAAGAGACAGAAAGAG ATAATCAAGAAACTGATCGAGAGGAAACAGAATCAGATCAGGAAAGTGTATCCTGGTCTCACCTGCTTTAAAGAGGGTGTGCGACAGATTCCTGTGGAGAGTATACCAGGCATCA GAGAGACTGGTTGGAAACCTAGTGCCAAGGAGAAAAG TAAAGAGCTGAAAGATCCGGATCTGCTTTACAACATGCTAAAGAATCTACTCGCACAGATTAAA ACACATCCAGACTCCTGGCCTTTCATGGAGCCAGTGAAGAAATCTGAAGCTCCTGACTATTATGAGGTTATCCGCTTCCCCATTG ACTTGAAAACCATGACGGAGCGTCTGAAGAACCGGTATTATGTCACAAAAAAGTTGTTTATAGCCGACCTGCAGCGTGTGATCACGAACTGCAGAGAATACAACCCTCCAGACAGCGAGTACTGCAAGTGTGCCAACACACTGGAGAAGTTTTTCTACTTCAAACTGAAAGAGGCTGGGCTCATTGACAAGTAA